The nucleotide sequence TCGGCGGTATTCCCTTGGCAATTTTATCCTTATATGAGTGACTTCGCTCAAGGAGTCCCACCGGGGGCATATTGGAAAGATACCAGGTGAGCTCGATTACCTCGGCTACATCGGACTGTACCCAGAATACCGATTTTTCGGGATCGAGGCCGAGGGCGAGAAAATTGGTTGCGGCTTCCATGGTTCCCCGGGCAAGCTGTTTGCCGTCGAAGACCGATGTAAGGGCATGTAAATTTGCAATAAAAACAAACAGCTCGCTTCTATCCTGATATTCGATCATTTTCTTCATCATTCCAAAATAATTACCCAGATGCAGCGAACCCGAGGGTTGTATACCCGACAGCACTCTCATAGACCTGTTCTCCATAAAATATGTTTCCATAGAATGAGTATCTTCAGCAAGGAGATAATTTTACATAAATAATACGTTTTTCACAAGAATAAATTTATATGCCAGAACCTTTGTTTTTTAATTACTGAACATAAATTATATCACAGCATCGCAATAATCAGCCAATCTTCCATGGTGTTCAATATAATATAACATACTGTTATTATTAATAATATGAATTTTTTGATATAACAGCACCGTATCTTATTGTTTATGATTTTTTTACTTGACATATTGCATAATTAGTATTAATTTAACTTACATAGAATGAGTTATTTACGGTAGAGTGCTATTTTTTGTCCCTTTGTTCTGACAGTAATGGCCACGTGATGGCCTTTTATTTGTCCACACTTTCAGTAATAATAAATGGTACAGGCGCGTATAACGCAATGAACCCAATACAGGCCCCCTCAGGAGGACTACATGACTACAACGAAAAAAGATTTAGCCGCCGATGTCGCACAGGAAACAGGGTGCAAAAAAAGCCTGGCAGCCAAAATGGTTGACAGTGTATTCGCCTCCATGCGCACAAGCCTTATCAGCGGTGACAGGATCGAAATCAGAGGCTTCGGAGTTTTCCAGGTCAAGGACACCAAACCCAAACCGGCTGCCCGTAATCCAAGAACCGGCGAAATCATCTATGTTCCCGCCAGACGTAAAACACATTTCAAGCCGGGTAAACTCCTGAAAGAAGCTCTCCATAAACCATTGAGAAGGAAACAACCATAGAATCTTGGGTATCAGCATCCCTGAAAAAAATCAAACGCACGTCTCCCCCGACGTGCGTTTTTATTTATTCAAAACGGTGTTCACCGTCATCCGTCAATCCATTTGTTCTCGTAATGCTGCATACTTTTCCATGCGTTCCACATGAAGAGATGATCGAGAATGACACACCGCACCATGGCTTCAATAACCGGATAAATCCGCGGCAGAAGCGTTGCGTCCCTTCTTGTGATCGCCGAAAGCACCGTGTTTTCCATGGTCTGCATGTTTACCGAGTTCTGGTCGATGGATATCGTGGGAGTGGCTTTTACCGCGACTCTGAGAACGATATCCTGGCCGGTGGATATTCCGCCGAGAATACCCCCCTGATGGTTGGTTCTGAAATGAACCTTCCCGCCTTCCGCATATGGCTCGTCATTCCACTCATGACCGGTCATTTTCGCCGCCTTGAAACCGGCGCCGATTTCGAGACCTTTTATGGCGCCGATAGACATTACTGCCTTGGCAAGGTCTGCGGACAGTTTGTCGAAAACCGGTTCGCCAAGCCCGGCAGGCACTCCCCTGATTATGACTTCCGTGACTCCGCCCGCGGTATCTCCCGCCTTACGGACTTTCAGAACATCCTCGATCATGAGTTTCGCCGTTTCGAGATCGGGGCAGTTGATTTCGTTCTTACGGTAATTTGCTTTTATCTCCTCGAATGTCATGTCACGGGCCACGATGCCATGGCTTTCTTTTGTGTAGGCAAGAACCTCGATATGCTCCTGTTCGAGGATGTATTTCGCCACAGCCCCGCCGGCGACTCTTCCCACTGTCTCCCGTCCCGATGCCCGTCCGGCGCCGCACCAGTCGGCATAGTCGCCGTATT is from bacterium and encodes:
- a CDS encoding integration host factor subunit beta, which gives rise to MTTTKKDLAADVAQETGCKKSLAAKMVDSVFASMRTSLISGDRIEIRGFGVFQVKDTKPKPAARNPRTGEIIYVPARRKTHFKPGKLLKEALHKPLRRKQP
- the aroC gene encoding chorismate synthase; translated protein: MLGNTFGRMFRITTCGESYGKGLAVIVDGVPAGLALTEAYIQEELNKRKPGQSALDSPRKETDVVQIFAGMLEGKTTGAPVGLIIYNVDTQQIHVDQYREVKDIIRPGHAEYTFFVKYGDYADWCGAGRASGRETVGRVAGGAVAKYILEQEHIEVLAYTKESHGIVARDMTFEEIKANYRKNEINCPDLETAKLMIEDVLKVRKAGDTAGGVTEVIIRGVPAGLGEPVFDKLSADLAKAVMSIGAIKGLEIGAGFKAAKMTGHEWNDEPYAEGGKVHFRTNHQGGILGGISTGQDIVLRVAVKATPTISIDQNSVNMQTMENTVLSAITRRDATLLPRIYPVIEAMVRCVILDHLFMWNAWKSMQHYENKWIDG